The Parus major isolate Abel chromosome 8, Parus_major1.1, whole genome shotgun sequence nucleotide sequence TGCCGCACGGATTGAAGGTCAGGATTGCTACAGTGGGGTTGCACATGGCATAAACCATTGATCCCTGCAGCCTGCTTGATCCCTGCGGAGCAATTCCCGGgaaacagagcagctccagagcatcCAGACAtccaggaaaaatcccaaaaccccGCCACGAGCAGGGGAACATCCGGGATGCCTTGGTGTCTTTGACAGGGTTGTGGGGGGTGTGTGATAAAGTGAATCCTGCCACGGTGCCAGCACTTTTTGGGATGACAAATCCCAAGAAACTTTGCAAATCCTGTGGGAATTCCCACAGCTCCGCGAAGCTCAGCTGGGTTTGAGCCTCGCAGTCcttttggcagtgctgggattcTGCTGCCCGTGGTTATAAAAGTGAGGGAGATAAAGGCTGCGGGGGGCAGATTCCCGCTTCCCCAGGGGATCCGAGAATCCCGAGGGTTTTTCTCTGCTGCGGATGCCTGGGGTGACCTTGTGCTGCTCACATCATTACTTTGTGCCTCTCTCTGTGGGGTAAAGCCCCTTCCACCGGGCTCACCCGGCTGCTTGTGAGGGAACCTGAGCGCGGTTCCTGCCGTCCTCCGCTGCCGGCGTTTCCCTGGCTCCCGGAGAAAGGCCTGGATgcagggaaatgctgcagcacACGCTGGGCtccggggctgggggaggctcACGTGTCCGGGCTGCTGCTTGCGGCTGCTGCAAAGACGTCACAGGGAGGAGAGATGGGGTCAGGGCTCCCCTCGCCTGCCAGCGCTCGCTCTGCCTCGCTCCcacccctgctgctcctcacgCTCCTTCTCACAGCTTTTGTTTGGCAGTTTCAGAAGGGATTTTGTCCCTCCTGCTGGAGGAGACCCTGCGGTATAAAATCTGTAGCCCAGCGCTGGGGGATGTGTTCCTGGGCAGCCAGAGCCCCTCACATCCCAAccctccctgtgtcctgtgggaTGGCAACCTTCACATCCCTCTCCTGGCCATATCCCAGGGGATGGCAACCTTCACATCCCTCTCCTGGCCATNNNNNNNNNNNNNNNNNNNNNNNNNNNNNNNNNNNNNNNNNNNNNNNNNNNNNNNNNNNNNNNNNNNNNNNNNNNNNNNNNNNNNNNNNNNNNNNNNNNNNNNNNNNNNNNNNNNNNNNNNNNNNNNNNNNNNNNNNNNNNNNNNNNNNNNNNNNNNNNNNNNNNNNNNNNNNNNNNNNNNNNNNNNNNNNNNNNNNNNNNNNNNNNNNNNNNNNNNNNNNNNNNNNNNNNNNNNNNNNNNNNNNNNNNNNNNNNNNNNNNNNNNNNNNNNNNNNNNNNNNNNNNNNNNNNNNNNNNNNNNNNNNNNNNNNNNNNccagagcagctggggctgtccctggatccctggcagtgcccaaggccaggctggatgggtttggagcagcctgggacagtgggagctgtccctgccatggctggggtgggatgggatgggattgaagGCTCTTTCCCACTCAAGCCATTCCAGAATTCCCAGTTTCTGTGGCACTGGCAGGTTGCTGTGGGAGGTGCCATTGTCCCAGCAGGTCAGACCCCTCTTAGGTGCCATCAGCTTCCCACCTCTGCTAATCTTGAGTTCAGGGCGAGGAGAAGATGGGTCACAACTTCCCTTGCTCCAGGTGGCCCAAGGCTGAGCTGGAATCCCATCTGGATGTTCTGGAGCCGTGCCCTGCCCGGCCTGGGCTGTCAGAGGGAGCGAGGGCCGGGATTTTGGGCACGTGTCCCACAGCACGTGGGGCAGCCTCGTGCCATCTCCCCAGGagagcctgggagctgggaaggcagctggagaCAGGAAAGGATTTCACAGCAAAGATGGTCCTTTTATTTTGGGAATTCTGGCCTTTGGCACGTGCTGTGTTCCCGGCACAGTCGCCAAGGACGTCCTGAGCAGCGGGAGAGCTGCACATCCCAGCGATCCCGTGCTGGGAGCACGGCACAGGGGGATTCTCTTTGGATTCCGTGTCAAGGACGGCTCCAGATTCCCTATAAAGGGATTGCTTGTCcgtttgaaacaaaaaaaccctgcagaactgattaaatattgaaatttgGATggtgaatcacagaatggctggggttgggaaggaccttaaagctcatgtcgttccaccccctgccttgggcagggactTCACGGCTGCTTTCTTTTAAGAATGAATGTACGAATTTATGAATTGCAGTTAGAGATTTAAGGTGATTCTTTTTTTATACCTCTCATCTGAAGGATATTTCCCTTTGTAAAGGGACATTTTGCTGCCTTGCTGCATTCTGCCCTTTACCACGGAGGAGCAAAATCCCCCATCACACTGAAAACGTGAAAAAcgcttttaaaaaaacccagctgggaATATTTTGAAAGTCTCCATAAGGAATAGGATTAAAGCAAAGCAGGAACAGAGAGGAGACTGCTGCTTGCTTTCCCCTCATTTAAATATTCCCGCAGCTTcctccattttaatttttcccaaaAAACATGGCTGTGTTAGCAGAGCCGACAAAATCAGCATCACTTCCCTGATGGTCCTCCTGTGGAGCGGGGACCTCCTtcgggagcagcagcatcccaaattccccagcGCTTCCAGGCACGCAGCTGGATCCGTGCGGATCAATTCCCGTTCCTTTGTGCATTCCCGGATCTCATCCCTCGCTCCCGGGCGAGCGCATCCACCCACGGGCGGAGGATGCgctgccaggctgggatcagcagctgcaggattttGTGGGATCTCTGCCTCGGATGAACGCTGATTTTTTGGGATTGGGAAAGGATCCTCTCCCGTCGGAGCGGCGATTTCTCCCGGAGGATTTGTGCTGGCTTGCCAGGAGCTTTCCAAAATGCCTGAAGCCAATTATTTGTTATCTGTGTCTTGGGGTTACATTAAGGTGGGTTTAATTCCTGAAGGGTTATTAATTACTGAATTATTAATGgctgcttttttattaattattattatttttgcgCTCGGAGAAAGCCTCTGtgaggaaaatattctttaaaagcgccgatttctgtgtgttttggctGATCATGTGTGTAGTGTGCATGCAGAGTCCATGGATGTCATTTTTGGGGGGAATTCGGTGATGCAGCAGTGAAAATGTTGGATTATAAAACCGGCAGGATCACAGCATGAATATTTAAGGGAATAATGCCTGAATCACACATTTTGCCGAATGATGTTCAGATTTAGGGCAGATTTCTCCTCCGGATATGCAGTTGTTTGTTAAATACAAAATGGAGCAAATGGAGAAAATCCAGAACAAAAGAAGGTTCAGGGGTGGGGAATCTCAAGCTGAGATGAAAAGCTGAGCTTTCGGGGACATTTACCTGAACCGTTCTCTCCTCGTTTGTGACAGTAACAATTAATGAGCATCTTTAGAGGAAATCAACTCCGGGggctgaaaagaaattatccaGTCACGGTGATGCCGAGCAGGATGGAAATGAAACCATCTGTCGCCTCCATCCCAAATATCCGCGGAATTCTGCGGGCTGGGGGAGTCTCCCGTGCTAAGGCTGTGTGGATTTGGGACAGGATTCcataaaaatgccatttttctgtgctctccCCCTGGCAGTTCAAGAGGATGCTGAACCGGGAGCTCACACACCTGTCCGAGATGAGCCGCTCCGGCAACCAAGTGTCCGAATACATTTCCAACACTTTCCTGGGTAAGGAATGCATCCCgagatatttatttttgcctcaGGGAAGGGTTAAGAGCAGCCTGATTGCCCCCATTGACAGCTTCCCTCTTGGGGCTTTCGCTTTGGAGTGGCTGCGGGAAGGGGGGGAATGGTGTTTGGATAAATGTATCCAcagaggaattccttccccagcctcGGGATGTTCCTGGGAGGATTCCAGGGGATGTTTCTGGGAGGATTCcgtggggctgctgctggctgccttATGCAATGCTGGGTTTTTGTGGTGACCTTATGGAAAGGACAAAGTCACAGAGAGCCGGCGCTGCCTCCTTCAGCTGCACCTTCCCCCCGGAGACGGGGCTCAGACTAAACATAACCAAAATTTTATTCCTTACTTGGTGCAAATCTGCTCATTTTGCGCCACGAGTCAGGGGAAAAAACCGGAATATTTTGCATTTCGTTCAATCTGTAGGAGCTCCGAGCTCCACGGACATGAATGAATCCTCTGTTCAATGTTTGCTAGGAGAAACGGGATTTTCTCAGGAAGCACCTTCGGGATTTGTGACCATTTGCATCCCAAATGAGTGGCCTCATATTTAGGGACACCCCTGAATCCAACAGCTCCAGAGGGTCTGTGGGTGCTGGGCATTCATGGCCCGGGGTTGGAACAGCCTGGAATGCGTTCCCTGTGTGACACACAATTATTCCCATTAAGGATTTTAAAGTGATTCCAATATCCAGCTGCAACTGCAGCCTGCCATCCACAGCATTAATAATCCCTGGAACTTTGGAGCTGCTTTGTGGGAATGCATTGATTTTATTGCTCAGCTGAAGCCAGAGCGTGAATTCAAGCAGGGAATAGGACGGGATTGGGATGCACAAAGGGGCAAATCCAGGGATTTGGCTGGTGGTCAGCTCCTCCCAGCTCCACGTGAGTGTGGAGTGGGAAATGCCAATGTGGCCaccaaaaataaaccccacaaacaCTCAGGGCAGTGGAGCCTGAATCCCAGCAGGGGCTgatgaggcagagctgctgctggggttgTTTTAGTCACGGaattccagactggtttgggttgggagggaccatAAGGATcatccagagccaccccagccatggcagggacagctcccactgtcccaggctgctccaaacccatccagcctggccttgggcactgccagggatccagggacagccccagctgctctggcaattctatcccagggcctgcccaccctgccagggaacaatccctgcaatcccaagatcccatccagccctgccctctggcactgggagccattccctgtgtcctgtccctccatcccttgtccccagtccctctccagctctcctggagccccttcaggccctgcaaggggctctgagctctccctggagcttctcctctccaggtgagcacccccagctctcccagcctggctccagaggggctccagccctggagcagctccaggggctcctctggaatctctccagcagctctagGTCTGAATTCCTGCTATTCCCCGTGCTCAGGAGCTCCCttggcagggcaggacagcGCTCTGCTCATCCCCGTGCTGCTCCTCGTGTGCCTGGGGACATCGGGGTGACATCAGGGTGACATCAGTGACATTGGGGTGACATCAGTGACATTGGGGCGACATCCCCCATGTGAGGCCACTCAGggcctggccctgctgagggGGACAGGCTCTCCAGATCGCAGCCTGATTGCTCatcttaataaaaaataaaccaaagaaacGAGGGAAGCTTTTCAAAGCTGTTCCAGGAAATCGTGCTGCTACggctgtttcattttttcctccctaaaaatttaattaaattaaatgaacaCCCATATTAACGGGAGTCTGCAAGACAGGAGGTTgaaccaacaaacaaaaagagataTGTGGGTAGGACACTCATTTATCTCCAAAGCTGGGGATGATGCAGAGATATTAAACCCAGATCATGTGATTTCATTCAGCCTTTTGATTTTATCAGGCCAAGGAGGGACAGGATGCAGGGAATGGTTTCCCactgcaggagggcaggggtggatgggatctggggcaggaattccttgctgTGAAGGGGAtgaggctggcacagggtgcccaaCACCCCTGGCAGcgcccaaggccaggctggagcagcttggGACAGTGGAAAGGACAGAACCTGTGGATCTTTAacctccctcccatcccaacTCGGTAATTCCATGCTGAAATGAGctgggaaggctccagggaggagcagagggtcCAGCCGAGCGttcccaggcaggacagggcGCGGGAAGGTCGGGATGAGCACGGTGGTTTCATCCTTGGTCACACCACCGCCACCCCCGTGGGGACAAACGATACAACAAACCCGGGATTTCTGCTCGGGAATGGCCATTTGGAGCTGCCTTAGTCACTGCTAAGGAGATTATGGAGAGGAAAGTCCTTCAGCAAAATCCAGGGAACACCCACTGATGTCAGCCCGGCTCTGCTGTGAATAATGGCTCCTTTCCTAATTGCTGCTCGGGATTTCAGAGGGCTTTAATTAAAAGTAACTCCTGCCTGGAAGCCTCTGGAGGTCCTCAAGGTGTGCAGAGGTTGTgggaaaatccatggaaaatggTTTGGGGGAAGTAATGAGCCACTGGATCTGCGCTCTCAGAAATTCAGGGTGGTAAATAACACATggttttaaagatttatttatttactaaaaaCATCTCCACAGCCAAGTCTGGGCTCTCTTCACGTCCACTGAAACTGTGATTATCCCTGAGGATGTTATTCCAAATATATCcataaaggaaaaatctttaATAAATCACTGACACCTATTTGTTACTGGTTTTAAGAGTAGGGGGTATTGACCCTAAAAAGTGAAAATAGGGGAAATTGATGTGGTTTTACCTtattcagagggaaaaaaaattaaaatgtgttgtttcaacattttattttcctgaaataaatttatgaataaaaataaatattaaaataaatacataagtATCTATAAATATAGTATTAAgattatattatactatattacATAACTATATGTTAATGTAATATTATATTATCattatatgtaaataaataaatctatatataatattatataatacaatacaatacaattgatataatacaatacaatacaatacaatttatataattaatataatataatataatataacataatataatgtaatgtaatgtaatataattaatataatataatataatataacataacataatataatataatataatgtaatgtaatataatataattgatataatataatataacataacataacataacataatataatacaatataataattttcccctggtttttcccctgaaaactgagaataaaattaattgggATTTATCCCTGAGGAGAACCTGGTGCCTTTCAGGCAcggaaaatcacagaatcatttagattggaGATCATGGGCTCCATCCAACCATTCCCAGCACTAAtccgtgtccccaagtgccacatccatgcACAGAGAGACATTCCTGGATGTGTCCAGTGTCCCCAAACCatgcagtggctgcaggagagcaaCCAGAgcttttttaatcagttttttgtggttttttttatttttggatgcCAAAAGCAGAGCCCCCCGGGTTTGGagtggggagcagaggcagcagctggagggctGATTTtgggggatgtgctgggagctcACCCATTCCCCCCTGATCTGTTCCAGACAAGCAGAACGACGTGGAGATCCCTTCTCCCACCCAGAAGgacagggagaagaagaaaaagcagcagctcatgaCACAGATCAGCGGGGTGAAGAAATTAATGCACAGCTCCAGCTTGAACAACACCAGCATCTCACGGTTTGGGGTGAAGACGGAAAAGGAAGATCACCTGGCCAAGGTATGGGAGATTCCTGCTCTTCTGGGAGGATCTGGGAATGGGTTGTTCCCCCTTGGAATTAATATCCTGAAATGATGTGGCCATTAGAAATGCTGTAATTAATGGTAGCCCTAAGAGcatattaaaatacatgaaaatagGCCTAAAATGAAGAGAGAGAAGGTGATGAAGGCTGAGGAGAGCAAttaagaaacacaaaatcagcCCTTCGGTTACTCTGTGTTCATTAAGCTCGCATGTTCAGCGCTTACATAATTACAATAACCATTAAATGTGTGAGCTTTTgggaaacacagaagaaaaccatCCAAACCCTTCTCTTTTTGTGCTCTCCAAAGGAACTGGAAGACCTGAACAAGTGGGGCCTCAACATCTTCAACGTGGCCAGGTATTCCCACAACCGGCCGCTCACCTGCATCATGTACGCCATATTCCAGGTGGGTAATCCCAGGATGCAGAATTCCCACTGCTTCCAGCACTGCTTTCACATCCaattcctgcctgcctgctccagccccacgTGACCCTCATGTTCCTGCTCTGATCCCTCAGGAGCGGGATCTGCTGAAAACCTTCAAGATCTCGTCGGACACGTTTGTGACGTACATGATGACGCTGGAGGATCACTACCACTCGGACGTGGCCTACCACAACAGCCTGCACGCTGCCGACGTGGCCCAGTCCACCCACGTGCTGCtctccacccctgccctggatGTGAGTGCCCTGCTGGGCTCGGCTTTCCCCGTGGGGTGGGCGCCGCTGGCTCTCCTGAGCGCTCCCTTCGCGCCGGGCCGGCAGCGCTCGGAAATCTCAGCTGGTGGAATCTCTGTTTCACCTCTCTCCCGAGGCAGGGCCTTGTCCCAAAACACCAGCTGGAAAAGTTTGTTCCCCTCAATCAGCTCCCCAGGGTGTTGAGAGGTAAAACCCCTCTGACAGGTTCCCGTTGCTCCATCCTAGGCCGTCTTCACGGATCTGGAAATCCTCGCTGCCATTTTCGCAGCCGCCATCCACGACGTGGATCACCCCGGGGTCTCCAATCAATTCCTGATTAACACAAGTGAGTTTTGTGCCAAATCTCTCCCAGTTTCACCCCAAAAGTAATGGGAATGATTTTTACCTGCCACAAATGAGGCTGTGCTGCCCTCTCAAAGTACAGCACAGTAAAGGGAGCGAGATGTTTTGGGATCAAGCAAGAATTAAAATGCAATCCCTGACAAAGGGAACCGTTGTGGCACAATTTGTAAAGTCAATATTTACTACTTACAAACCAATTCTGCCAGCCCTGAGTGCAAACTTTACCATGAGGATAAGGGAATTAATCCTATTGCTGTTGACAACCAGGGAGCCAAATACAGGGCTTCGTGTTGTGTTCTGCCACAGGCCAGGCGTGGATCTGGATTCCAGAATCTGGGGATTGTTGTGTTTTGGGAAGGGTTTTTGCAGGATTCTGTTGCCAGTGGTTTGTAACTGAGACAACTGAGTGTTGGTGGGGGCTGGCACTCATGGGGCTCAaaaagaatcccagaatcctAAAATCACCCGGTatccctgctccaaaccccatccagcctggccctgaacccttccagggatgggcagagggAACTTTCCCccattaaaacatttcagtacCCTGTTGGAAATCCTACATTTCCCAGGCTGGAGTCCCACCTTTGGTGTTCCCTCCCCAGATTCCGAGCTGGCCCTGATGTACAACGACGAATCTGTGCTGGAGAACCATCACCTCGCCGTGGGCTTcaagctgctccaggaggagcaCTGCGACATCTTCCAGAACCTGACCAAGAAGCAGCGCCAGACCCTCAGGAAGATGGTGATTGACATGGTATGGCCACGCCCTCCTCTCTCCTTCACcaaaaaacatcattttttgTGGTTTCCCCTCCTGAAATCCTGGTTTTTCCCCTTCTGGAAAGGTGTTGGCCACTGACATGTCCAAGCACATGAGCCTGTTGGCTGATCTGAAGACTATGGTGGAAACCAAGAAGGTGACGAGTTCGGGAGTTCTCCTTCTGGACAACTACACGGACAGAATACAGGTGAGGCAGCCAAATTCCCTGGATTTGGGCTCTTCTGCTCAGGATGGAGAAGCCACTCTCCTGTTTTTACCATGGCTTTGAAATTTGAATGGTGCAGAGAAGCTGAATTCTCAGCAGTCATGTTCTTCTGCACTAAGAAAAGAAGCACAGGGTGGTCCCAGAGGTTTTAGGTGACCAGAATTGGGGTTTTCTTTGACACCTGGAACTGCAAACGTGGCAAGTTCTGAGGTCAGGTTTTGAGGGATCCTaaatttccttcctgctttctcCCATTTGTTTCTCCTGTTGCAACACTGCAAGAATTTAATTTGGAATTTCATATCCAGAGCAACTCAGAGCTGGAATTACTGCTGTGCTGTCTGTTCCCTCAATAATTCAATCCCTGATTTACAGAAGTGGCCGGGAAATGCTGGAACAGGGTTGTGCAGTGAGCAGGACAAGatccatcctgctctgctctccactgTGATGTCCAACTCCTTAAGAGCAGGCTCCTGGGAAAagtctttaaatttttatttcaaacaccCTGGTGCTGCCTAAATCCTTGTGGCCACTTAGTCAGGCCTGTGTGGACGGGATGTTACTCACCCCATAAAGTGGGAGCATTTCACCTCTTTCCCTGAGAGCTGGAAGTGGATTTTGAATGGTGGGAAGCAGCTGGATTCCCAAAGAAACCTGTGTGATGTCACTGACCCTTCCACAGCTGCACCAGCtgtgaggctggagctgtgcaagggctggggcagctgagcTCATCCATGGacagggaatcatggaattccaggctgatttgggttgggagggatttTAAATTCATTCCATGCCACCCcaacacctcccactgtcccaggctgctccaaacccatccagcctggcct carries:
- the PDE4B gene encoding cAMP-specific 3',5'-cyclic phosphodiesterase 4B isoform X4 → MPEANYLLSVSWGYIKFKRMLNRELTHLSEMSRSGNQVSEYISNTFLDKQNDVEIPSPTQKDREKKKKQQLMTQISGVKKLMHSSSLNNTSISRFGVKTEKEDHLAKELEDLNKWGLNIFNVARYSHNRPLTCIMYAIFQERDLLKTFKISSDTFVTYMMTLEDHYHSDVAYHNSLHAADVAQSTHVLLSTPALDAVFTDLEILAAIFAAAIHDVDHPGVSNQFLINTNSELALMYNDESVLENHHLAVGFKLLQEEHCDIFQNLTKKQRQTLRKMVIDMVLATDMSKHMSLLADLKTMVETKKVTSSGVLLLDNYTDRIQVLRNMVHCADLSNPTKSLELYRQWTDRIMEEFFQQGDKERERGMEISPMCDKHTASVEKSQVGFIDYIVHPLWETWADLVQPDAQDILDTLEDNRNWYQSMIPQSPSPPLEERGQDCQGLEKFQFELTLEEEDSDGPEKDGESLGYFSNTETLCVAQPGQEEPQREATIEIVTEDTSPVDT
- the PDE4B gene encoding cAMP-specific 3',5'-cyclic phosphodiesterase 4B isoform X5, producing MGFGRQRLKHFKRMLNRELTHLSEMSRSGNQVSEYISNTFLDKQNDVEIPSPTQKDREKKKKQQLMTQISGVKKLMHSSSLNNTSISRFGVKTEKEDHLAKELEDLNKWGLNIFNVARYSHNRPLTCIMYAIFQERDLLKTFKISSDTFVTYMMTLEDHYHSDVAYHNSLHAADVAQSTHVLLSTPALDAVFTDLEILAAIFAAAIHDVDHPGVSNQFLINTNSELALMYNDESVLENHHLAVGFKLLQEEHCDIFQNLTKKQRQTLRKMVIDMVLATDMSKHMSLLADLKTMVETKKVTSSGVLLLDNYTDRIQVLRNMVHCADLSNPTKSLELYRQWTDRIMEEFFQQGDKERERGMEISPMCDKHTASVEKSQVGFIDYIVHPLWETWADLVQPDAQDILDTLEDNRNWYQSMIPQSPSPPLEERGQDCQGLEKFQFELTLEEEDSDGPEKDGESLGYFSNTETLCVAQPGQEEPQREATIEIVTEDTSPVDT
- the PDE4B gene encoding cAMP-specific 3',5'-cyclic phosphodiesterase 4B isoform X6 → MLQEFKRMLNRELTHLSEMSRSGNQVSEYISNTFLDKQNDVEIPSPTQKDREKKKKQQLMTQISGVKKLMHSSSLNNTSISRFGVKTEKEDHLAKELEDLNKWGLNIFNVARYSHNRPLTCIMYAIFQERDLLKTFKISSDTFVTYMMTLEDHYHSDVAYHNSLHAADVAQSTHVLLSTPALDAVFTDLEILAAIFAAAIHDVDHPGVSNQFLINTNSELALMYNDESVLENHHLAVGFKLLQEEHCDIFQNLTKKQRQTLRKMVIDMVLATDMSKHMSLLADLKTMVETKKVTSSGVLLLDNYTDRIQVLRNMVHCADLSNPTKSLELYRQWTDRIMEEFFQQGDKERERGMEISPMCDKHTASVEKSQVGFIDYIVHPLWETWADLVQPDAQDILDTLEDNRNWYQSMIPQSPSPPLEERGQDCQGLEKFQFELTLEEEDSDGPEKDGESLGYFSNTETLCVAQPGQEEPQREATIEIVTEDTSPVDT